The Arcobacter porcinus sequence TCAGGTAGTACTTGGTACACTTCGACAATATCAAGTTCATCAAATGGTTCATATAATATAACTTTAGCAAATAACTTAGATGTTGCACAAAATTGGGGATTTAGATATAACACAAAAGCAGTTGGTGCTTCGACTATGTCAAATGTCAAAGCTACTATTCAATATGAATATGATGAAACTTTAGGGTTTAAACCTTAGTTAAAAAGTAAAAGAGAAGTTTTAAACTTCTCTTAAAAAATAAATTTTAAGCTAAAACTTTTTTAAATGCCTCAACTATTGCAATCTTTTCTAAATCTTTTATTTTAATCTCTAAAGTTTCAGCTGTTTCATTTTCACTTAATTTTAACTCTTTTATTAGTATTTTTTCACCTTCATCATAATTCTCATTTACATAGTGTATCGTAACACCTGATTTTTTCTCACCATTTTTTACAACAGCTTGATGAACAAAATTTCCATACATTCCAGCTCCACCATAAATTGAAGGTAAAATTGCAGGATGAGTATTTATAATTTTATTTGGAAAAGTTTTAAGCATATTTTCCTCTATTTTTTTCATATAACCTGATAAAAATATATAATCACAATCAAACTCTTTTAGAGTTTGTGCAATTTTTAAATCAATATTATCTTCTGGAAAAAGTTTTTGATTTATTACAAAAGATTTTACTCCATAATTTTTTGCTTTTTCTAAAACTCCAGCATTACTATTATTTGTAATTATTACTTCAACTTTTGCATTTAAAATTCCAGATTCTATCGCTTTTTGAATTGTTTCAAATCCACTTCCATTATAAGATGCCAAAATTCCTATTTTTTTTACCATTTTTATCCTTTTACTCTTTGAGAATGTGTTAATGCAATTGCGATTGCATCAGTTATATCAAGTGGTTTTATCTCTTTTTTAATTCCTAATAATCTTTTTACCATAAAAGATACTTGCTCTTTTGTAGCTTTTCCATTTCCTGTAACTGCTTGTTTTACTTGAAGTGGAGTATATTCAGCAAAATTTCCGAACTCTTGTAAAACTTTTAAAGAGATTGCTCCACGAAATTGTGCTAATTTTATAACAGTTTTTGGATTAAAAGCATAAAACATATCTTCAATTGAAACTTCATCTATTTTATGATTATTAAAAACCAAATCCAAACCTTCTGTCATCTCAACAATTTGCTCTTGCAAAATAGTTGTTTTTATCTTTATTAATCC is a genomic window containing:
- the ruvC gene encoding crossover junction endodeoxyribonuclease RuvC, coding for MKILGIDPGTRNCGYAVIEKSGRELKLIEAGLIKIKTTILQEQIVEMTEGLDLVFNNHKIDEVSIEDMFYAFNPKTVIKLAQFRGAISLKVLQEFGNFAEYTPLQVKQAVTGNGKATKEQVSFMVKRLLGIKKEIKPLDITDAIAIALTHSQRVKG
- a CDS encoding phosphoribosylglycinamide formyltransferase → MVKKIGILASYNGSGFETIQKAIESGILNAKVEVIITNNSNAGVLEKAKNYGVKSFVINQKLFPEDNIDLKIAQTLKEFDCDYIFLSGYMKKIEENMLKTFPNKIINTHPAILPSIYGGAGMYGNFVHQAVVKNGEKKSGVTIHYVNENYDEGEKILIKELKLSENETAETLEIKIKDLEKIAIVEAFKKVLA